One window of Gloeothece citriformis PCC 7424 genomic DNA carries:
- a CDS encoding GAF domain-containing sensor histidine kinase, with amino-acid sequence MNPHLKEEIEGVLHQQTSKEELIAAIALRIRQSLDLGEILSQTVTEVRQCLNTDRVLIYRFEANGQGVMEVESVIEPWQAILGEKVLDPCFSDQYKEHYRQGRIHIIEDIYTANLHPCYFNFLDKFQVKANLVTSIVADQKLWGLLIAQHCRSPRHWEAAEIELLKQLGIQVGIAVQQAELHHQLKLFNAELELQVKERTEKLEQALKFESIVRLITEKIRDSLDETQILQTVPQELGNILQIEACKIELYDETHTTATIIYEFSQQACISQGICRKVSDFPELYQQLLQKQPLQFVERIPELSPTKLQTTRLACPIFDNQGILGNLWLIRPREGVFNELEIGLVQQIANECAIAIRQARLYETSQTQVRELEKLNALKDNFLKTISHELRTPMSSILLAAETLEKLLEQEESSLKDSPRFNQVLDIFKESCQQQNKLVNDLLTLCYIDADSATLIPEWIDLQVWIPEISEPFIFKTQQQKQRLIIDLSSSLAPFQCDISTLERIVIELLNNACKYTPAQETITLVADLKENSILISVKNSGVEIPAEELERIFEQFYRIPKPDPWRYNGTGIGLTLVRKLVGLIGASIEVKSDRGETTFTIQIPITD; translated from the coding sequence ATGAATCCTCATCTAAAGGAGGAGATAGAAGGGGTTTTGCACCAACAGACTTCTAAAGAGGAATTAATAGCGGCGATCGCTCTGCGAATTCGTCAATCACTAGACTTAGGGGAAATCTTGAGTCAAACCGTTACAGAAGTTCGCCAATGTCTTAACACAGATCGGGTGTTAATTTATCGATTTGAAGCGAATGGTCAAGGAGTGATGGAAGTAGAATCCGTCATAGAACCTTGGCAAGCTATATTAGGAGAAAAAGTTCTCGATCCCTGTTTTAGTGATCAATACAAAGAACACTATAGACAGGGAAGAATTCACATCATTGAAGATATTTATACCGCTAATCTCCATCCCTGTTATTTTAATTTTTTAGATAAGTTTCAAGTTAAAGCAAATTTAGTCACCTCAATTGTGGCCGATCAAAAGTTATGGGGGTTACTCATTGCTCAACATTGTCGCTCTCCTCGTCATTGGGAAGCCGCAGAAATAGAGCTTCTTAAACAACTGGGAATACAAGTCGGAATTGCGGTTCAACAAGCGGAACTTCATCATCAATTAAAACTGTTTAACGCAGAACTGGAATTACAAGTTAAAGAACGAACTGAAAAATTAGAACAGGCACTAAAATTTGAGTCGATAGTGCGTTTAATTACCGAAAAAATTAGAGATAGTCTCGATGAAACTCAGATTTTACAAACTGTTCCTCAAGAATTAGGAAACATTCTTCAGATAGAGGCGTGTAAAATAGAATTGTATGATGAAACTCATACAACGGCAACTATTATTTATGAGTTCAGCCAACAGGCTTGTATTTCTCAAGGAATATGTCGGAAAGTTAGCGATTTTCCCGAACTCTATCAACAACTTTTACAAAAACAACCCCTACAATTTGTCGAGCGAATACCGGAATTATCCCCCACAAAATTACAAACCACTCGGTTAGCTTGCCCCATCTTTGATAATCAAGGGATTTTAGGAAATTTGTGGCTGATTAGACCGAGAGAAGGGGTTTTTAATGAGTTAGAAATTGGCTTAGTTCAACAAATCGCCAATGAATGTGCGATTGCTATTCGTCAAGCGCGACTTTATGAAACTTCTCAAACTCAAGTGAGAGAACTGGAAAAATTAAATGCTCTTAAAGATAATTTTCTCAAAACCATTTCTCATGAATTACGGACTCCGATGAGCAGTATTTTATTAGCTGCGGAAACCCTAGAAAAATTGCTCGAACAAGAAGAAAGTAGTCTCAAAGATTCGCCAAGATTTAATCAAGTCTTAGACATCTTTAAAGAATCATGCCAACAACAAAATAAATTAGTCAACGATTTATTAACCTTATGTTATATCGATGCTGACAGTGCGACATTAATTCCAGAATGGATTGATTTACAAGTCTGGATTCCGGAAATTAGTGAGCCTTTCATATTCAAAACTCAGCAACAAAAACAGCGATTAATTATTGATCTGAGTTCATCTCTTGCCCCATTTCAATGTGATATTTCAACCCTAGAAAGAATCGTTATTGAACTGTTGAATAATGCTTGTAAATATACTCCGGCTCAAGAAACTATCACCCTTGTTGCTGACTTAAAAGAAAATAGTATTTTAATTAGCGTAAAAAATTCAGGGGTTGAAATTCCGGCTGAAGAATTAGAGCGAATTTTTGAGCAGTTTTATCGAATTCCTAAACCCGATCCCTGGCGGTACAATGGCACTGGAATAGGGTTAACTTTAGTCCGTAAATTAGTCGGATTAATCGGAGCATCCATTGAGGTAAAAAGCGATCGAGGGGAAACCACGTTTACCATTCAAATTCCTATCACTGATTGA
- a CDS encoding alpha/beta hydrolase has protein sequence MLINFWIKLFLKGLGLAAITYLLICVALRLWQKRLIFHPSSTLDYTPADLGLIYEDVWISVLTWEGKREKMHGWWIPSKSSSKDVLLYLHGNGVNIGANLGPVEKFHQMGMDVLIIDYRGYGRSEGKFPSESEVYRDAQAAWDYLVLEREIAPENIFIFGHSLGGAVAIDLAVRKPNAAGVIVESSFTSMADVVDHQGIYRFLPAQLLLHQRFDTRSKLRLLRVPLLLIHGTEDRTIPPAMSQVLFDLADVPKQLCFIPLAGHNNVATVGGETYLQAVESFRQLAQTHQRQFINR, from the coding sequence ATGCTCATTAACTTCTGGATTAAGTTATTCCTCAAAGGGTTAGGATTAGCAGCGATCACTTATTTACTGATCTGTGTAGCTTTGCGGCTCTGGCAAAAACGGCTGATCTTCCATCCTTCCTCAACTTTAGACTATACCCCCGCCGACTTAGGGTTAATCTATGAGGATGTTTGGATTTCGGTTTTAACCTGGGAAGGAAAACGAGAGAAGATGCACGGTTGGTGGATTCCTTCAAAGTCTTCATCCAAAGACGTTTTATTGTATCTTCATGGTAACGGAGTCAATATCGGGGCTAACCTTGGCCCTGTGGAAAAATTCCATCAAATGGGGATGGATGTCTTAATTATCGATTATCGGGGATATGGCCGCAGTGAAGGGAAATTCCCCTCCGAGTCAGAAGTCTATCGAGATGCTCAAGCGGCTTGGGATTATTTAGTTTTAGAACGAGAAATAGCCCCCGAAAATATCTTTATTTTTGGTCATTCTTTGGGGGGAGCAGTAGCGATCGATTTAGCAGTTCGCAAACCTAACGCCGCCGGTGTTATTGTAGAAAGTAGCTTTACTTCGATGGCTGATGTAGTCGATCACCAAGGAATTTATCGATTCTTACCGGCTCAATTACTGCTTCATCAACGCTTTGATACTCGTAGTAAATTAAGATTATTAAGAGTTCCATTATTATTAATTCATGGCACAGAAGACCGTACTATTCCTCCTGCGATGAGTCAAGTTCTGTTTGATTTAGCAGACGTTCCTAAACAACTTTGCTTTATTCCGTTAGCGGGTCATAATAATGTGGCTACTGTTGGCGGGGAAACCTATCTTCAAGCGGTAGAAAGTTTCCGTCAGTTAGCCCAAACTCACCAACGACAATTTATTAATCGTTAA
- a CDS encoding HEAT repeat domain-containing protein codes for MMIQQRSEQPITLTSSQKLNIDWQQVCQAIWKNSLSIHSLKTPSKDIEAQWEALNLSLEFISQDTQTYPQSENIEIKEISHNYNQKQFCEQVLRLGKSQTKGRKLAIIGESCTGKTTFLNQIVSWILENTKDLPVWISIAELGETPIKEYLQKKWLKRVAKTEDELTQEWQKSLDELLDSGRVWLLLDGVEKMPIEQMEKMLMTLNGGEKYPLKSLDPLSTTIQQLQGWTDKTRIILTGDQAIASVNKNALSSFDIFRPLDLTYPEEVKQFSYQWFSHHSPNSKNLTKEFLSALELWGYERVKNLVNTPLKLELLCRIIQENQGQFPTKITPLYQQVVTQYYQSQKERVPVTSQQQQELNELLGKLAIQSLDRNSPPHWIYHHQITELLGENEALIQLALDLQWLKIIGITTNKKREQIYTFWDENFQAYFAAIAINDWQFFLNHPLGNLNSVLSPSSESAYRIFESPWKRVILLWMGREDLKKEDKEAFLQNLVGFNDGCETDNFYGKRAYFLAALSLVEFPESEQNNEILLELLQWSFFDSQIAPIVSGAAKATLRQTNRQKTIPALIQLLTTIKTETIKREIFKTLEKIGRGDAQSITALTEMLETTSSDPLRWQIAETLGIINPGNPKAIATIIGLLETANKEETRQIAFHSLEKIGQGNFRAITTLIQLLQTTESPTIRQRIFKTLETIGYKNPAAIAALVQLIRTNSDETIRCQAAESLEKVDPENPTAIRVLIQLISSGSDEEIRKQAVYSIGEITPGNREAITALIQLLSPEHDIFLRWMAISSLGKIGMGSSQAIDALLQIIQSDEQGLIRKEAIENLIKLEPHNSEAITALINLTKSSYDESIRTEAAENLAYIAPGNYDAITALLQLIHSTKDEFTSQKAAYSLGKIEPGNLEALTTLIQLVQSSTDANVRSLAAQSLGEVGVNNPAVLAALIRLAKTSNDPKILRRTAVSLEQIGKGNREVILTLIQMIKSAQDESCRLQIAKSLINLLKSDQKSEMMTTLKEILSLSDPKKDLAWQKIIWHCAQHLSYPDFYRAWHNRPLYGTQKVNNTEAKIIKKTTSEAINAQTIEVSSQNLSQLLQTKLKENSRLPKPVHLIFIDSNDLIDTQNPSVDIYDLMLGQKCPAFEYGIPDTMAKLRLYWNGIQNKDNNKIFVWIFSENLSDSEAQGFSLDFLKLLSKFPGLIGVITEQNHLKLQKFSPQDSNLMENIMLWIETQVKISDNS; via the coding sequence ATGATGATACAACAGCGCTCAGAACAACCCATAACGCTGACATCTTCCCAGAAGCTTAACATTGATTGGCAGCAAGTTTGCCAAGCGATCTGGAAAAATTCTTTATCTATCCATTCACTAAAAACGCCATCGAAAGACATAGAAGCACAATGGGAAGCTCTAAATTTATCGTTAGAATTTATCAGTCAGGATACCCAAACATATCCCCAATCCGAAAATATTGAGATTAAAGAAATTAGTCATAATTATAACCAAAAACAATTTTGTGAGCAAGTTCTCCGTTTAGGAAAAAGCCAAACAAAAGGAAGAAAATTAGCTATTATAGGAGAATCCTGCACGGGAAAAACAACTTTTCTTAATCAAATTGTGAGTTGGATTTTAGAGAATACCAAAGACTTACCCGTTTGGATTTCAATAGCCGAGTTGGGAGAGACTCCAATCAAGGAATATTTACAAAAAAAGTGGCTAAAACGAGTAGCTAAAACTGAAGACGAATTGACTCAAGAATGGCAAAAGTCTTTAGACGAATTACTCGATAGTGGTCGAGTTTGGTTACTCCTCGATGGAGTCGAAAAAATGCCAATTGAGCAAATGGAAAAAATGCTCATGACCCTTAATGGAGGTGAAAAATATCCTCTCAAAAGTTTAGACCCTTTATCGACTACAATCCAACAACTTCAAGGATGGACAGATAAAACCCGAATCATCTTAACCGGCGATCAAGCTATTGCTTCAGTTAATAAAAATGCTCTGTCTAGTTTCGATATTTTCCGTCCTTTAGACTTAACTTATCCAGAGGAAGTTAAACAGTTTAGTTATCAGTGGTTTTCCCATCATTCTCCTAATTCAAAAAATTTGACTAAAGAATTTTTATCGGCTCTAGAGTTATGGGGATATGAGCGAGTTAAAAATTTAGTCAATACTCCTTTAAAATTGGAATTACTCTGTCGAATTATTCAAGAAAATCAAGGACAATTCCCGACAAAAATTACTCCCTTATATCAACAAGTCGTTACTCAATATTATCAAAGCCAAAAAGAAAGAGTACCTGTCACCTCTCAACAACAACAAGAGTTAAATGAACTGTTAGGAAAATTAGCAATTCAATCTTTGGATAGGAATTCACCTCCCCATTGGATATATCATCATCAAATTACTGAATTATTAGGAGAGAATGAGGCATTAATCCAATTAGCTTTAGACTTGCAATGGCTGAAAATAATTGGGATTACTACCAATAAAAAAAGAGAACAAATTTATACATTTTGGGATGAAAATTTTCAAGCCTATTTTGCAGCTATAGCCATCAATGATTGGCAATTTTTCCTGAATCATCCTTTAGGCAATCTTAATTCTGTACTTTCTCCCTCTTCAGAAAGTGCCTATCGAATTTTTGAATCCCCCTGGAAGCGAGTGATTTTGCTATGGATGGGACGAGAAGATCTTAAAAAAGAAGATAAAGAAGCCTTTTTACAGAATTTAGTCGGATTTAATGATGGATGTGAAACGGATAATTTTTATGGAAAACGAGCTTATTTTCTAGCTGCTTTAAGTTTAGTCGAGTTTCCTGAAAGTGAGCAAAATAACGAAATTTTACTAGAGTTGTTACAGTGGAGTTTCTTTGATAGCCAGATTGCTCCCATTGTTTCAGGTGCAGCTAAAGCCACTTTAAGACAAACCAATCGACAAAAAACCATCCCGGCTTTAATTCAATTATTAACAACAATAAAAACCGAAACGATTAAACGAGAAATTTTTAAAACTTTAGAAAAAATAGGCCGAGGAGATGCACAATCAATCACAGCATTAACCGAAATGCTAGAGACAACTTCGTCAGATCCTCTCAGATGGCAAATCGCAGAAACGTTAGGGATAATTAACCCCGGTAATCCTAAAGCGATCGCCACTATTATTGGTTTATTAGAAACAGCTAACAAAGAAGAAACGAGACAGATAGCTTTTCATAGTTTAGAGAAAATTGGCCAAGGAAATTTTAGAGCAATTACTACTCTAATCCAACTTTTACAGACAACAGAATCTCCTACCATTAGACAACGAATTTTTAAAACTCTTGAAACCATCGGTTATAAAAATCCCGCAGCCATTGCTGCACTCGTGCAATTAATCCGCACTAATTCCGATGAAACAATTCGATGTCAAGCCGCAGAAAGTTTAGAAAAAGTTGATCCAGAAAATCCGACAGCGATTAGAGTTTTAATTCAATTAATCTCTAGTGGTAGTGATGAAGAAATCCGCAAACAAGCCGTTTATAGTATTGGAGAAATAACCCCAGGCAATAGGGAAGCCATTACCGCTCTCATTCAACTATTATCCCCAGAGCATGATATTTTTCTCCGGTGGATGGCTATCAGTAGCCTAGGTAAAATTGGCATGGGTAGCTCTCAAGCTATTGACGCATTACTCCAAATAATCCAATCTGATGAACAAGGATTAATTAGAAAAGAAGCGATTGAAAATTTAATTAAACTTGAGCCTCATAACTCGGAAGCGATAACCGCTTTAATTAATTTGACAAAATCATCTTATGATGAATCAATCCGAACAGAAGCAGCAGAAAACCTAGCTTATATTGCTCCTGGTAATTATGACGCAATCACGGCTTTATTACAATTAATCCATTCTACTAAAGATGAATTTACTAGCCAAAAAGCCGCCTATAGTTTAGGTAAAATTGAACCCGGCAATTTAGAAGCATTAACAACTTTAATTCAATTAGTACAATCGAGTACCGATGCTAATGTTCGTAGTTTAGCTGCCCAAAGTTTAGGAGAAGTAGGGGTAAATAACCCGGCGGTTTTGGCGGCTTTAATTCGATTAGCTAAAACCAGCAATGATCCAAAAATTTTAAGACGAACGGCTGTCAGTTTAGAGCAAATAGGAAAAGGAAACCGAGAAGTAATTTTGACTCTCATTCAAATGATTAAATCGGCTCAAGATGAGTCTTGTCGTTTACAAATAGCCAAGAGTTTAATCAATCTTCTTAAAAGCGATCAAAAGTCTGAAATGATGACCACTTTGAAAGAAATTTTATCCCTTTCTGATCCGAAAAAAGATTTAGCTTGGCAAAAAATTATTTGGCATTGTGCCCAACATTTATCTTATCCAGATTTTTACCGAGCTTGGCATAATCGCCCTCTTTATGGCACTCAAAAAGTTAATAATACTGAAGCTAAAATTATTAAAAAAACGACCTCAGAAGCGATAAATGCTCAGACGATTGAGGTATCATCTCAAAATTTATCTCAATTACTTCAAACTAAACTTAAGGAAAATTCGCGCCTACCTAAACCGGTTCATCTTATTTTTATTGATAGCAATGATTTGATAGATACTCAAAATCCTTCGGTTGATATTTATGATTTAATGTTGGGGCAAAAATGCCCAGCCTTTGAGTATGGTATTCCGGATACTATGGCAAAATTGCGATTATATTGGAATGGCATACAAAACAAGGATAATAATAAAATTTTTGTCTGGATTTTTTCTGAAAATTTATCAGACTCCGAGGCGCAAGGCTTTTCTTTAGACTTTTTAAAGTTGCTGAGTAAGTTTCCCGGTTTGATTGGTGTAATAACTGAGCAAAATCATTTAAAGCTACAAAAATTTTCCCCTCAAGACTCGAACTTAATGGAAAATATTATGCTCTGGATAGAAACTCAGGTAAAAATTTCCGACAATTCCTAA
- a CDS encoding RNA-guided endonuclease InsQ/TnpB family protein: protein MLIFEFKLYGKKTQYQAIDEAIRTVQFIRNKCLRYWQDNRGIGQKAIYAYSTVLRKDFSFVGKLNSMACQASAERTWSSISRFYDNCRKQVKGNIGYPKYQKRCHSVEYKTSGWKLSDKRKKITFTDKNGIGTLKMKGTRDLNYFSLDQIKRVRIVRRADGYYVQFCIKEDIRCIKPKELEPTKHCVGIDVGLKYFYVDSDNNQVQIPQYYRKSEKRLNRLNRRKSKKFRKEVKRQSNNYLKARNRYARKHLRVSRQRRAFALETALGVIQSADLIAYEDLKVKNMVKNRHLAKSINDAAWSLFRHWLEYFGYKYGKVTVAVPPHNTSQNCANCGQKVQKSLSTRTHVCSCGYVDCRDRNAAINILKLGLRTAGHAGTTILEIGNASGEETSILVGSDLLRQVSS from the coding sequence ATGTTGATTTTTGAGTTTAAGTTGTATGGCAAAAAAACTCAATATCAAGCAATAGACGAGGCAATACGGACAGTTCAGTTCATCCGTAACAAATGTCTCAGATATTGGCAAGATAATCGTGGAATTGGACAAAAAGCGATTTATGCTTATTCAACCGTTCTCCGAAAAGACTTTTCTTTTGTCGGAAAACTGAACTCAATGGCTTGTCAAGCATCAGCCGAAAGGACATGGTCATCTATTAGTCGTTTTTATGACAATTGCCGTAAACAGGTAAAAGGAAATATTGGTTATCCTAAGTACCAAAAAAGATGTCATTCCGTTGAATATAAAACATCAGGATGGAAACTTTCTGATAAGAGAAAGAAAATCACCTTCACAGATAAAAATGGAATTGGTACATTAAAAATGAAAGGGACGAGGGATTTAAACTACTTTTCTCTTGACCAAATAAAACGAGTAAGAATTGTCAGAAGGGCTGATGGTTATTATGTACAATTCTGCATTAAAGAAGATATTAGATGTATTAAACCCAAAGAATTAGAACCTACTAAACATTGTGTAGGGATTGATGTAGGGTTAAAATACTTCTACGTTGATAGCGATAATAATCAAGTACAAATTCCCCAATATTATCGTAAGTCAGAAAAACGTCTCAACAGATTAAACAGACGTAAATCTAAGAAGTTTAGAAAGGAAGTTAAACGCCAGTCTAACAATTATCTAAAAGCTAGAAATCGGTATGCCCGTAAACATTTAAGAGTAAGTAGGCAACGTAGAGCTTTTGCACTAGAGACAGCATTAGGCGTAATTCAGTCTGCCGACTTGATAGCCTACGAAGACTTAAAAGTTAAAAATATGGTCAAAAACCGACATCTCGCTAAGAGTATTAATGATGCAGCATGGTCACTTTTTCGACATTGGTTAGAGTATTTTGGCTATAAATATGGAAAAGTAACGGTAGCTGTTCCTCCTCATAATACTAGCCAAAATTGCGCGAATTGTGGTCAAAAAGTACAAAAATCTCTATCAACAAGAACTCATGTTTGTTCATGCGGGTACGTTGATTGTCGTGATAGAAATGCAGCAATTAATATTCTTAAATTAGGACTTCGTACTGCGGGACACGCAGGAACGACTATTCTTGAAATAGGAAACGCTTCAGGAGAAGAAACCTCTATCTTAGTTGGTTCAGACCTGCTAAGACAAGTATCTTCGTAG
- a CDS encoding cofactor assembly of complex C subunit B produces MAKSDQNRVLRLLPFFAGGLAGLLLLINRLTTVQLTESQARSDVVGVILSGVMILVGIIWQQVQPRPPESVTLSGQQGMEWAADLPDGVKTELAWASHLLLTNTVTKSLVVYYQGMVLLRRGILGAKAQVTPGKILQRVLETGKPVYLVDLKLYPGRVEFDYLPENTQGIICQPIGKEGVLILGANAPRSYTKQDENWIEGIADKLADTLSKNLDLSQANLS; encoded by the coding sequence ATGGCAAAATCAGATCAAAATCGAGTATTACGGTTGTTACCCTTCTTCGCCGGTGGACTCGCAGGTCTTTTACTGCTAATTAATCGATTAACCACAGTACAGTTGACAGAATCTCAAGCCCGTTCTGATGTCGTCGGAGTTATTCTCAGTGGGGTAATGATTTTGGTGGGGATAATTTGGCAACAAGTCCAGCCCCGGCCTCCAGAATCAGTCACGTTAAGCGGACAACAAGGGATGGAATGGGCGGCTGATTTACCCGATGGGGTCAAAACTGAGTTAGCTTGGGCTTCTCACCTTCTCCTAACCAATACGGTCACTAAATCTTTGGTGGTTTATTATCAAGGAATGGTGTTACTGCGGCGAGGAATATTAGGGGCAAAGGCTCAAGTTACCCCAGGTAAAATCCTTCAACGGGTATTAGAAACCGGAAAACCAGTTTATTTGGTCGATCTTAAACTTTATCCCGGACGGGTAGAATTTGATTATTTACCCGAAAATACTCAAGGAATTATCTGTCAACCCATCGGCAAAGAAGGAGTGTTAATTTTAGGCGCGAATGCCCCTCGCAGCTACACGAAACAAGATGAAAATTGGATTGAAGGAATTGCTGATAAACTCGCAGATACTTTGTCAAAAAATCTAGACTTATCTCAAGCGAATTTAAGTTAA
- the rpaB gene encoding response regulator transcription factor RpaB: METHKEKILVVDDEASIRRILETRLSMIGYDVVTAADGEEALETFRQTSPDLVVLDVMMPKLDGYGVCQELRKESDIPIIMLTALGDVADRITGLELGADDYVVKPFSPKELEARIRSVLRRVEKNGAPGIPSSGVIHVGSIKIDTNKRQVYKGDERIRLTGMEFSLLELLVSRSGEPFSRSEILQEVWGYTPERHVDTRVVDVHISRLRAKLEDDPSNPELILTARGTGYLFQRILEPGEEL, translated from the coding sequence TTGGAAACTCATAAGGAAAAAATTTTGGTAGTGGATGACGAAGCCAGCATTCGGCGTATTTTAGAAACCCGTCTTTCAATGATTGGCTATGATGTGGTTACTGCGGCTGACGGGGAAGAAGCCTTAGAAACGTTTCGTCAAACTAGCCCAGATTTGGTGGTTTTAGACGTAATGATGCCAAAATTAGACGGCTACGGCGTTTGTCAGGAACTGAGAAAGGAATCTGATATTCCTATTATTATGTTAACGGCTTTGGGAGATGTGGCCGATCGGATTACCGGCTTAGAACTCGGTGCAGATGACTATGTGGTTAAACCCTTCTCTCCCAAAGAATTAGAAGCGAGAATTCGTTCAGTCCTCAGACGAGTTGAAAAAAATGGCGCTCCCGGAATTCCCAGTTCTGGAGTGATTCATGTGGGGTCAATTAAAATTGATACGAACAAACGACAAGTCTATAAAGGAGATGAACGCATCCGCTTAACCGGCATGGAGTTTAGTCTATTGGAATTGTTAGTCAGTCGTTCAGGAGAACCCTTTTCCCGGTCAGAAATTTTACAGGAAGTCTGGGGATATACCCCCGAACGCCACGTAGATACAAGGGTGGTAGATGTTCATATTTCCCGATTAAGAGCAAAATTAGAAGATGATCCCAGTAATCCTGAACTTATTCTCACCGCTAGAGGTACAGGTTATCTTTTTCAACGCATTTTAGAGCCAGGAGAAGAATTATAA
- a CDS encoding gamma-glutamylcyclotransferase — protein MSFQFEEKIPNSHRSDHHWQSVNSKESTFYYFAYGSCMCPVDLKRTLGENVSQYVIGVATLKGYRLGFYRHSLRRNCGALDIIPDANSYVEGVLYSLPWRFSDLLDEREEVPRNGYRRELVEVYNQDKFYSNVRTYVVVNKLNEELAPNDWYFEVVLRGAVTCGLSQEYCWQLFHHMYQLQQRQQLIEVKLNNPS, from the coding sequence ATGAGTTTTCAGTTTGAAGAGAAAATTCCTAATTCTCATCGGAGTGACCATCACTGGCAATCTGTAAATTCAAAAGAGTCAACCTTTTATTATTTTGCTTATGGCTCTTGTATGTGTCCAGTGGATTTAAAGCGCACCTTGGGAGAAAATGTCAGTCAATATGTAATCGGAGTCGCTACTTTAAAAGGGTATCGACTTGGATTTTATCGGCACTCCCTACGGCGTAATTGTGGCGCTCTTGATATTATTCCCGATGCTAATTCTTATGTAGAGGGAGTTTTATATAGTTTGCCTTGGCGCTTTAGTGATTTGTTAGATGAGCGAGAAGAAGTCCCCCGCAATGGCTACCGACGGGAATTAGTTGAAGTCTATAATCAAGATAAATTTTACTCAAATGTTCGTACTTATGTGGTAGTGAATAAACTCAACGAAGAACTCGCTCCTAATGATTGGTATTTTGAAGTAGTTTTACGAGGAGCAGTCACCTGTGGACTTTCACAAGAGTATTGTTGGCAACTGTTTCATCATATGTATCAACTCCAACAACGACAACAACTCATCGAGGTAAAGTTGAACAATCCCAGCTAA